One window of the Eucalyptus grandis isolate ANBG69807.140 chromosome 8, ASM1654582v1, whole genome shotgun sequence genome contains the following:
- the LOC104416576 gene encoding rust resistance kinase Lr10: MAKFLHSPLPSSKFILGAPCVLIFLILKWMRRHQATDANIEEFLRAHNNFLPIRYSYSDIKRITKNFNCKLGEGGYGSVYRGILRSGNEVAVKILNKSKSNGQDFISEVATIGRIHHINVVQLVGFCFEYSKQALVYDFMPNGSLDKHISYKDGDDPLDYKKMYEISLGIARGIEYLHRGCDMQILHFDIKPHNILLDRSFTPKVSDFGLARLYPTDHSIVSLTAARGTLGYMAPELFYKDIGGISYKVDVYSFGMLLMEMAGRRRNLNAHAERSSQIYFPLWVYDQLGKEKELERVDVIEEERETTRKMIIIALWCIQLSPNDRPSMRKVLDMLEGDMDKLQLPPKPLLYPREAPVDDVDAEIELETLSSSLRTPIVSSGSQFYHDHEFKKSCIV; the protein is encoded by the coding sequence ATGGCCAAATTTCTCCACAGTCCACTTCCTAGCAGCAAATTCATACTCGGAGCTCCGTGTGTGTTGATATTTCTAATCTTGAAGTGGATGAGAAGGCATCAAGCAACCGATGCAAACATCGAAGAATTCCTACGAGCTCACAATAACTTTTtgcccataaggtactcttactcAGATATCAAGaggatcacaaaaaatttcaattgcaaGTTAGGTGAGGGGGGATATGGTTCCGTATATAGAGGAATACTTAGAAGTGGCAATGAAGTTGCGgttaagattttgaacaaatcaaaatctaatgGCCAAGATTTTATAAGTGAAGTGGCCACAATTGGAAGGATCCACCACATTAATGTGGTGCaacttgttggtttttgtttcgaATACTCCAAACAAGCTCTTGTCTATGATTTCATGCCGAATGGATCTTTGGATAAACACATTTCCTATAAGGATGGTGATGATCCTCttgattataagaaaatgtatgagatctctcttggcatagctagagggatagagtatctacatcggggatgtgatatgcaaattctacaTTTTGACATCAAGCCTCACAACATTCTCCTAGACCGAAGTTTCACTCCAaaagtttctgactttggacttgcaagACTTTATCCCACCGATCACAGTATAGTATCGCTGACTGCagcaagaggaaccttgggTTATATGGCTCCTGAGCTATTCTATAAAGACATTGGTGGCATTTCTTACAAAGtcgatgtttatagttttgggatGCTATTAATGGAAATGGCTGGTAGAAGGAGAAACCTAAATGCACATGCAGAGCGTTCAagtcaaatttactttcctttgtgggtttatgatcaactcggcaaagaaaaggaacttGAAAGGGTAGATGTcatagaagaggaaagagaaacaacGAGGAAGATGATAATCATTGCACTGTGGTGTATACAATTGAGCCCTAATGATCGGCCGTCGATGAGGAAAGTCCTAGATATGCTTGAAGGAGATATGGATAAACTACAACTGCCTCCAAAACCACTTTTGTATCCGAGAGAGGCACCTGTTGATGATGTTGATGCTGAGATAGAACTTGAAACACTCTCATCTTCGTTAAGGACTCCAATAGTTTCTAGCGGTTCCCAATTTTACCATGACCATGAGTTTAAGAAATCATGTATTGTGTGA
- the LOC104416604 gene encoding rust resistance kinase Lr10: protein MRRHQATDANIKEFLRAHNNFFPIRYSYLDIKRITQNFKCKLGEGGYGSVYRGILRSGTEVAVKILNKSKSNGQDFISEVATIGGIHHVNVVQLVGFCFEYSKQALVYDFMPNGSLDKHISYKDGDDPLDYKKMYEISLGIARGIEYLHRGCDMQILHLDIKPHNILLDRSFTPKVSDFGLARLYPTDHSIVSLTAARGTLGYMAPELFYKDIGGISYKVDVYSFGMLLMEMAGRRRNLNAHVERSSQFYFPLWVYDQLGKEKELERVDVIEEERETTRKMIIIALWCIQLSPNDRPSMGKVINMLEGDIDKLQLPPKPLLYPTEAPVDDVDTEIELETLSSLSSAPIVSSSSQFYHDHEFTKSHIV from the coding sequence ATGAGAAGGCATCAAGCAACCGATGCAAACATCAAAGAGTTTTTACGAGCTCACAATAACTTTTTTcccataaggtactcttactTGGATATCAAGAGGAtcacacaaaatttcaaatgcaagtTAGGTGAGGGGGGATATGGTTCCGTATACAGAGGAATACTTAGAAGTGGCACTGAAGTTGCGgttaagattttgaacaaatcaaaatctaatgGCCAAGATTTTATAAGCGAAGTGGCCACAATTGGAGGGATCCACCACGTTAATGTGGTGCAACTTGTTGGTTTTTGCTTCGAATACTCCAAACAAGCTCTTGTCTATGATTTCATGCCGAACGGATCTTTGGATAAACACATTTCCTATAAGGATGGTGATGATCCTCttgattataagaaaatgtatgAGATCTCTCTTGGTATAGCTAGAGGGATAGAGTATCTACATCGGGGATGtgatatgcaaattctacaTTTGGACATCAAGCCTCACAACATTCTCCTAGACCGAAGTTTCACTCCAaaagtttctgactttggacttgcaagACTTTATCCCACCGATCACAGTATAGTATCGCTGACTGCagcaagaggaaccttgggTTATATGGCTCCTGAGCTATTCTATAAAGACATTGGTGGCATTTCTTACAAAGtcgatgtttatagttttgggatGCTATTAATGGAAATGGCTGGTAGAAGGAGAAATCTAAATGCACATGTAGAGCGTTCAAGTCAATTTTACTTTCCTTTGTGGGTTTATGATCAACTCggcaaagaaaaggaacttGAAAGGGTAGATGTcatagaagaggaaagagaaacaacGAGGAAGATGATAATCATTGCACTGTGGTGTATACAATTGAGCCCTAATGATCGGCCGTCGATGGGGAAAGTCATAAATatgcttgaaggagatattGATAAATTGCAACTACCTCCAAAACCACTTTTGTATCCGACAGAGGCACCGGTTGATGATGTTGATACTGAGATAGAACTTGAAACACTCTCATCTTTGTCAAGTGCTCCGATAGTTTCTAGCAGTTCTCAATTTTACCATGACCATGAGTTTACGAAATCACATATTGTGTGA